Proteins from a single region of Bacteroidota bacterium:
- a CDS encoding carboxypeptidase-like regulatory domain-containing protein produces the protein MVRQIYFAIYLTLFLNAGLNATTISGRVTDADNQPLPFCNIFIQNTGFACASNELGYYTLQVTPGNYAVTFQFIGYKKQEINLDATANVVCNVIMELEYAQLNEVVIKSDQEDPAYAIMRKAIELRPEHLQEINTYSCEVYIKGLQKLTSAPDKVLGIQLNTILDVDSNNTGVIYLSESSSTFNYKYPDKTKEVMHASIVSGDDSQFSWNDAASMHMNFYTNLETLEGFSQRGFVSPVADNAMFFYEYSLLGQSQDHNHTIYKIAVNPKRKSDPAYSGIIYITDDDYRLSGLQLHLTKDNGIDFIDTFTVSQSYYYADDEHLVLKSNKFDFNYNFFGIQGNGYFHAIYNNYTVNLIFPKNFFNGEVMKIEEQANKKDSLYWNTARPIQLTDEETRDYIEKDSLAIIKENPAYKDSVDRIFNRFNPTDLISGYTYRNSNDKIFLSTNPLPDLLQFNTVEGYVINPKMRLTKWFENNDEINFSPGLRYGFGSKQLYANASLSYDYDKIKSASITITGGSGVQQYNKNGIAPIVNSFYSLLLEENFLKLYEQYYSGIKTDRELINGLYGNAQVYYYQRNTLDNLTDVKAWIDSENQQFDANNYPFYTDSTSIALPDKFYFQLGLKYAIGQQYYMQPGEKFVTAVKYPILNLTWEKAIPGIFNSNVAYDIIKFGLDDNYKLALAGNLTFNAEAGILISNTQLNIADQLNFAGNETIIQRISPEGYFLLPYYYAATEKYFAAAHIQWHTEGFLFRQLPLFKQLKLEPVFSANYLYTDELNHYVEIAAGVEHLFKIIRVDIAYTPYTFENNYPAENIKVLIGFGF, from the coding sequence ATGGTCAGGCAGATTTATTTTGCAATTTATTTAACACTGTTTCTAAATGCAGGCTTAAATGCCACCACCATTTCTGGTCGTGTTACTGACGCTGACAATCAACCACTACCCTTTTGCAATATTTTTATTCAGAATACCGGATTTGCATGTGCAAGTAATGAGTTAGGGTATTACACCCTGCAAGTTACTCCAGGTAATTATGCTGTTACATTTCAATTTATTGGTTATAAAAAACAAGAAATAAATTTAGATGCCACTGCAAACGTAGTTTGTAATGTAATAATGGAGTTGGAATATGCCCAATTAAATGAAGTTGTAATTAAATCGGACCAGGAAGATCCAGCTTATGCTATTATGCGCAAAGCAATTGAATTGCGTCCTGAACATTTGCAGGAAATAAATACTTATTCCTGTGAAGTATATATCAAAGGGTTACAAAAATTAACTTCGGCTCCAGATAAAGTTTTGGGAATACAATTGAATACAATTTTAGATGTGGATTCTAATAATACCGGCGTAATTTATTTATCAGAATCATCTTCCACATTTAATTATAAATATCCTGATAAAACGAAAGAAGTAATGCATGCCAGTATTGTAAGTGGTGATGACAGTCAATTTAGTTGGAACGATGCAGCAAGTATGCATATGAATTTTTATACCAATCTTGAAACACTGGAAGGTTTTTCGCAGCGGGGATTTGTTTCACCTGTTGCAGATAATGCCATGTTTTTTTATGAATATTCACTTTTAGGTCAATCGCAGGATCATAATCACACCATTTACAAAATTGCAGTAAATCCAAAACGAAAGTCAGACCCCGCCTATTCGGGCATTATTTATATAACCGATGATGATTATCGCTTAAGCGGATTGCAATTGCATTTAACCAAAGATAATGGGATCGATTTTATTGACACCTTTACCGTTTCGCAATCTTATTACTATGCGGATGATGAACATTTGGTTTTAAAGTCGAATAAGTTTGATTTCAATTACAATTTTTTTGGCATTCAAGGCAACGGATATTTTCATGCGATTTATAATAATTATACCGTTAATCTCATCTTTCCTAAAAACTTTTTTAATGGTGAAGTGATGAAAATTGAAGAACAGGCCAATAAAAAAGATTCACTCTATTGGAATACAGCCCGGCCTATTCAATTAACTGATGAGGAAACGCGAGATTATATCGAAAAGGATTCATTAGCAATAATAAAAGAAAACCCGGCATATAAAGATTCTGTCGACCGCATATTTAATCGATTTAATCCAACCGATTTAATCAGCGGTTATACTTACCGCAATAGTAATGATAAAATTTTTTTAAGCACCAATCCCCTGCCCGATTTACTGCAATTTAATACCGTTGAAGGATACGTTATTAATCCTAAAATGCGACTTACCAAATGGTTTGAAAATAACGATGAAATAAATTTTTCTCCCGGGTTGCGTTATGGTTTTGGTTCAAAGCAATTATATGCTAATGCATCATTGAGTTATGATTATGACAAGATAAAATCTGCAAGCATTACGATTACCGGTGGCTCAGGTGTTCAGCAGTATAATAAAAACGGAATAGCTCCAATTGTAAATTCGTTTTATAGTTTATTGCTCGAAGAAAATTTTCTAAAATTGTATGAGCAATATTATTCTGGAATTAAAACGGACAGGGAATTAATTAATGGTTTATACGGCAACGCACAGGTGTATTATTACCAACGAAACACTTTGGATAATTTAACGGATGTTAAAGCATGGATAGACTCAGAAAATCAACAGTTTGATGCAAATAATTATCCATTTTATACCGACAGCACTTCAATAGCACTACCAGATAAGTTTTACTTCCAATTAGGTTTAAAATACGCTATTGGTCAGCAATATTATATGCAGCCCGGTGAAAAATTTGTGACCGCTGTTAAATATCCGATTTTAAATCTAACATGGGAAAAAGCAATCCCGGGGATTTTCAACAGCAATGTTGCTTATGATATTATCAAATTCGGTTTGGACGATAATTACAAACTTGCTTTAGCAGGAAACTTAACCTTTAATGCTGAAGCAGGGATTTTAATTTCAAACACACAATTAAATATTGCTGACCAGTTAAATTTTGCCGGAAACGAAACGATTATTCAACGGATTTCACCGGAAGGTTATTTTTTGTTGCCTTATTATTATGCTGCTACCGAAAAATATTTTGCAGCAGCGCATATACAATGGCATACTGAGGGTTTTTTATTTAGACAACTGCCGCTGTTTAAACAATTGAAATTAGAGCCTGTTTTTTCCGCCAACTATTTGTATACCGATGAACTAAATCATTATGTTGAAATTGCTGCCGGTGTTGAACATTTATTTAAAATTATACGTGTTGATATCGCTTATACGCCTTATACATTTGAAAATAATTATCCAGCAGAAAACATTAAAGTATTAATTGGTTTCGGATTCTGA
- a CDS encoding outer membrane beta-barrel protein translates to MDNKHNIDQLFKSVVEHYELKPSSDIWNRIEEELDQTKTTHTYAHFMRYAALLLVFISVVLFSVPTSKNTIQPQLAGFTGNNSNTVVENAVALANNVINGQDNSTSISTPKTNTTNTPFETDKVNVFASATLPENNSASDFIFYPQDVTDPALFAANRDIFERIYNTDDAIDMMGYTSLSTDGFGNAPSGLLADLDAVAAYKDYTLKGVYFGISGSYNQTSLLEYENVFKGERPIQPSLKFGTSKGLLFGYNFSNKFGIEGEFIYNATLGQNYVMSEDEEIVEKSLSLSYDLIPIVAKIKVGRISSVTNLPVILNYTAGIQYGQLREARLPQDKRYEETDEELFKENDLSVVLGLEYDIFVQDNLMLTLGTRGSISTDVSTHNAPFNGYAKRNFVFGARAALSYTFN, encoded by the coding sequence GTGGACAATAAGCACAATATTGACCAGTTATTTAAAAGTGTTGTTGAGCATTACGAATTAAAACCTTCTTCCGATATCTGGAACCGTATCGAAGAAGAATTAGATCAAACCAAAACGACACACACATACGCACACTTTATGCGCTATGCAGCTTTGTTATTGGTTTTTATCAGCGTAGTGTTATTTAGTGTTCCTACCTCCAAAAATACCATTCAGCCTCAATTAGCAGGTTTTACCGGCAATAATTCTAACACCGTGGTTGAAAATGCGGTTGCATTAGCTAACAACGTGATTAATGGTCAGGATAATTCAACAAGTATTTCTACCCCAAAAACTAATACAACCAATACGCCATTTGAAACAGACAAGGTAAATGTGTTTGCAAGTGCGACACTTCCTGAAAATAATTCAGCTTCAGATTTTATTTTTTACCCGCAGGACGTTACTGATCCGGCTTTGTTTGCTGCCAACCGCGACATTTTTGAACGCATTTATAATACAGATGATGCTATTGATATGATGGGCTACACCAGCTTATCCACCGATGGTTTTGGTAATGCTCCTTCCGGTTTGCTTGCTGATTTAGATGCTGTAGCCGCTTATAAAGATTATACGTTGAAAGGGGTTTATTTCGGTATTTCAGGAAGTTATAATCAAACTTCACTTCTCGAATATGAAAATGTATTTAAAGGTGAACGCCCTATTCAACCCTCACTTAAATTCGGAACTTCTAAGGGATTATTATTCGGTTATAACTTCAGCAATAAATTCGGTATTGAAGGTGAGTTTATTTACAATGCAACATTAGGTCAAAATTATGTGATGTCGGAAGATGAAGAAATAGTGGAAAAATCATTATCACTTTCTTACGATTTAATCCCTATCGTAGCTAAAATTAAAGTTGGTCGAATTTCAAGTGTAACCAACCTTCCGGTAATTTTAAATTATACTGCCGGTATTCAATATGGTCAATTAAGAGAAGCCAGATTACCTCAGGATAAACGTTATGAAGAAACCGATGAAGAATTGTTTAAAGAAAATGATTTGTCGGTGGTGTTAGGTTTAGAATACGACATTTTTGTTCAGGATAATCTCATGTTAACTTTAGGCACCAGAGGTTCAATTTCTACAGATGTTTCTACACATAATGCACCTTTTAACGGCTATGCCAAACGCAACTTTGTTTTTGGAGCCAGAGCTGCATTAAGTTATACATTCAATTAA
- a CDS encoding RNA polymerase sigma factor, protein MKRINPAATFSDEQLIRQSVKGDRVAQKFLYERFASKMFGVCLRYAPDYQIAEDILQEGFVKAFKNLERFRFEGSFEGWLRKIMVNTAIEVHRRKNLLYPIVDVDNNDVELFDENALEKLAADDLLQMIASLSPGYRTVFSLYAIEGFSHKEIAEQLNISEGTSKSQLARARYILIEMVEQRTGLKRKASGQ, encoded by the coding sequence ATGAAACGAATTAACCCTGCAGCAACTTTCAGCGATGAGCAACTCATCCGACAATCGGTAAAAGGTGACCGGGTTGCGCAGAAATTTTTATATGAGCGATTTGCCTCCAAAATGTTTGGTGTTTGTTTGCGTTATGCTCCGGATTACCAAATTGCAGAAGATATTTTGCAGGAAGGGTTTGTGAAAGCCTTTAAAAACCTGGAAAGATTCCGCTTTGAAGGCAGTTTTGAAGGTTGGTTGAGAAAAATCATGGTGAACACCGCCATCGAGGTACACAGAAGAAAAAATTTATTATATCCAATTGTCGATGTCGACAATAATGACGTTGAACTTTTTGATGAGAATGCGCTGGAAAAGCTTGCTGCAGACGATTTGCTGCAAATGATAGCAAGTTTATCTCCGGGTTATCGGACCGTTTTCAGCCTTTATGCGATAGAAGGATTTTCACATAAAGAGATAGCCGAGCAACTAAACATCAGTGAAGGAACGTCTAAGAGTCAATTGGCTCGTGCTAGATACATTTTAATTGAAATGGTAGAACAGCGCACCGGTCTAAAAAGAAAAGCAAGTGGACAATAA
- the rdgB gene encoding RdgB/HAM1 family non-canonical purine NTP pyrophosphatase: MKPLVFATANTNKVKEVQLLLPEGFVISGLGDIGCFEELPETSGTIEGNSRQKAEYVFEKYGVDCFAEDTGLEVNCLNGEPGVDTAHYSGSRDADANMALLLLNMRGADDRSARFKTVFTLIVNGKVNQFTGIVTGKIAEKPIGSKGFGYDPVFVPDGVNTTFGEMEAVDKKLYSHRAKAFNLMTAFLGANFEI, encoded by the coding sequence ATGAAGCCACTCGTTTTTGCCACAGCCAATACCAATAAGGTTAAGGAGGTTCAATTGTTACTTCCTGAGGGATTTGTCATTTCAGGCTTAGGTGATATCGGCTGTTTTGAGGAATTACCTGAAACATCCGGTACCATTGAAGGTAATTCAAGGCAGAAAGCAGAATATGTTTTTGAGAAATACGGTGTCGATTGTTTTGCTGAAGATACCGGACTGGAAGTAAATTGCCTGAATGGTGAACCCGGTGTAGATACAGCGCATTATTCCGGAAGCAGAGATGCGGATGCCAATATGGCCTTGTTATTACTCAACATGCGCGGTGCAGATGACCGTTCGGCCCGCTTCAAAACAGTGTTTACCCTGATTGTAAATGGAAAAGTAAACCAATTTACCGGAATTGTGACAGGCAAAATTGCCGAAAAACCAATAGGCTCAAAAGGTTTCGGGTACGACCCTGTTTTTGTTCCGGATGGCGTTAACACTACATTTGGAGAGATGGAAGCCGTGGATAAAAAACTGTACAGTCACCGAGCAAAAGCCTTCAATTTAATGACAGCGTTTTTGGGTGCCAATTTTGAGATTTGA
- a CDS encoding branched-chain amino acid aminotransferase, protein MKVAVNPSYEIDIHVSPVSTIDTVDFENLQFGKVFTDHMFEADYLDGKWTNCAIKPLTNLQLHPATSALHYGQAIFEGMKAFKNQEGKARLFRPDANLHRLNESCRRMAIPEVPEELFMNALFNLVRIEQNWIPDTEDGSMYIRPFIFATDDFVGIKPSDTFKLVIFCCPVARYYQKPVRVYMQEEYVRAFPGGTGAVKAAGNYAATMMPLQQIRQMGYDQMLWIDGVTHNRLQEIGTMNVFVQIDDTIITIPTEEGTILKGITRDSCLELLKAEGYKVEIRDVTIQELLDAHKTGRLLDAFGTGTAATIAPIGVIGYKEVAYELPPVEGRKASNWLKHEMWSIRKGISEDRFGWMWEV, encoded by the coding sequence ATGAAAGTAGCAGTAAACCCTTCATACGAAATAGACATCCACGTTTCACCGGTTTCAACCATTGATACAGTGGATTTTGAAAACCTGCAGTTTGGTAAGGTTTTTACCGACCATATGTTTGAAGCAGATTATCTTGATGGAAAATGGACAAATTGCGCCATCAAACCATTAACAAATCTGCAATTACATCCTGCAACATCAGCTTTACATTACGGACAGGCCATTTTTGAAGGAATGAAAGCCTTTAAAAATCAGGAAGGAAAAGCGCGTTTATTCCGCCCGGATGCCAATTTACACCGTTTAAACGAATCTTGCCGCCGTATGGCAATACCTGAGGTGCCGGAAGAATTATTCATGAATGCGCTGTTTAATCTCGTGCGTATTGAACAAAACTGGATTCCGGATACAGAAGATGGCTCGATGTATATCAGGCCGTTTATATTCGCTACTGACGATTTTGTAGGGATTAAACCTTCAGATACCTTTAAATTAGTGATATTTTGTTGCCCAGTTGCCCGTTACTATCAAAAACCGGTTCGCGTTTACATGCAGGAAGAATATGTACGTGCTTTCCCTGGAGGAACCGGTGCAGTTAAAGCAGCAGGTAACTACGCAGCTACCATGATGCCTTTGCAACAAATTCGTCAAATGGGTTATGACCAGATGTTGTGGATAGATGGCGTTACACACAATCGCTTGCAGGAAATTGGCACTATGAACGTATTTGTGCAAATTGATGATACGATAATTACCATCCCAACTGAAGAAGGTACCATTTTAAAAGGAATCACCCGCGACTCATGCCTAGAACTGCTTAAAGCTGAAGGATATAAAGTTGAAATCCGCGATGTTACTATACAGGAATTGCTCGATGCACATAAAACCGGTCGTTTACTCGACGCTTTCGGAACCGGCACTGCAGCAACTATTGCACCTATTGGTGTGATAGGTTATAAAGAGGTTGCTTATGA